The segment TTGGCTGCTTTGATGTCTCGGCTACATCATGAGATTTAACAGACACGGTGACCGGTCCTTTCCGCAACCTCTTTTCCTCAGCAAACTGGTGGATAGCATCTTGAATTCCTGAGAAGGCCACCAGGAATTCTGCTGCTTCAGTTTGGTTCAATAACTTCTTGACCACCAGCTCTAATGCCTTGAACCTGTTGTACAAGTTTCCAAATAGCAGTCAATTATACATAATTTCTGAAACTATTTGAAAAAACCTTGTAGTTATTTCTCTATAATGGTAtatttaactattaaaataaaaaaaattatgtggTGTGGTGGATAGGTTAGATCTTTTATATTTGTAATTAAGTATGAAGGAATGAACCTGAGCTTTTGAGCCTTGGTGATGACCCGAACAATCTTCAGGAACTCGGATTGAATACCACGGGAGGCAGAACCCCCTGATTTGCTGCTGTTCACTGGAGCAAAGGGAAGGTAGAGAACACATGTAGCTTGAATCTCTGCCATTTCCTCATCTATTACTGCCTCCTCAATACGCAGCTCGTGGATAAACTGAGATATGGCTGGCTGCATAGCACTAGCAGTTGAGTCTGATATGAAAGACAAAGGAGCCAGGCCATGCAAGAGTTCCAGAATAGCAGAAGGTCTCCAGTCACCAAGCCAGAAAAGTGAGGCCAACTCTTGTGGAGCTGCCCATTGCGGCCTAAGGAGTTTTGACACATCCTCCAGATGACTTGGGACCATAGCCTGGTTGTAATGTGCATGGAACCTGTTCAACTGTTCCTCAATCAGTGCCTCGAGTTCCCTTCGTGCTTTGAGCTGTTTCTCTATCTTGGCTGCTCTGGTCTTCTGCTCTTGCCTCCAAAGACCATGCTTTTCCCTGTGGAGCCCTTCATGGAATAACCATTTCACTGTGAGAGCTTTTGCATACCAAGTGTATCAAAAAGCTTTAAAATGCATTGCCCTAACCCATTCCATGTAAAGCACGTTGCCTATTTTACTTGCTATAGCTTTGTAGCTTACTAATGATAACCTGGAACGTCATGATTTCTGAACCTGGCTTTTCTTCTCTTCTGGGGTGTAAGGAGTTCATGCTGCTCATTGCTACAATCTACCAAATAGCAAAATAAAGAATGCATCAATGAAAACAACAATTTGGCCTTTCGCATCAGAAATAATATGGTATATTGAAATCAGAGTCTAACAAGTAATATCAACATAAGCCATCCTGGTTTTCTACAAGACGGACAACCTTCATTATGGTCCAAGGAAATCTGAGGCTGATAGGTTGCTAAGTCCCCAAACGCCAAGATAAGATATGCCATACCCCGTAGGGACGTGCATTCGAGATTAGCACTGTAAAGCAGCCACCAAGGCGACTTACCGGCCATGGAGGTGAACGGACTTAGTATTGAACTAAGCTAATCCTTGGTTACTTGACATAAAAGTTATATTTTCTTAGGATTTaggaacaaacaaacaaacagaaATTGAGAAAATTCATCCTCATTTACCTCTCTGATTTGCTTCACGCTTGACAATGTTCATGCACTGGAATTTATCAATTATCTCATCAATCACTCTTCCAGATTCTTTTTTCTTGTGTTTCTTTCCTATTTCCTTTTGCTCTTCCTCATCATTCTCTTCACAGGATCTCCTGGGAAAAAAGGAAAAGAACAACAACCAACTTTCCTTTTGGATATCTTGAATTTGGATGTTAAAATGACAAGAGAAAATGTTGGTAGACGCCACCAAAATAGTTGTATTTAACACTTTGCTTCTTTTCCAAACTAATTAACCCATGTTCAATGCATCAAACATATTTCTATCAAGAAACAACATTCTAAAACCATAAGGATTTAATAGAACTGATTCAACGGttcatttcatttccattttttctttttttctcttttttttgacAATAAAACAAGAGATTTCTTTCATATTGATTTTCCTTCCAAGTGAAGAACAGAAAAATAAACTTTTGGGTTCTTTTTCAACTTCTTGAGAGAGGGGCTTGGTTGATTTATTACCTCCCGAGCTTTGCATGGGCGAATGGGATATACAGTTAAAAGAAACGAGACAAAGAAGAATAATGTTAAACGTAAAAAGAAGCTTACAGCAGAGCTTTAAACACTGTTCCCTGCATTTCCTCCTCCTCTCTTTACGGTTTCTTCAATGGTGAACGAACGAAAACTGAAAAATCCTTGAAAGAAAAAGAAGTAAACTTTTTTTTATGAGTTTTGTTGTTAGATATTTGGTCCAAGGAAGACTAGAAGTAGGCTTTATCGATTCAATCTGAGAAATCAAGCAATTTAATTATTAGTAGATTAGTAGAATATGTATAAAAAAGAATTAATAGAATAACTTAATGTTGTTTAAATAGTTATATAAATCAGGCAATTTCTGAATATTTATATGAAATAACATTTGAAGTTTTAGTAAAATGAAACGTatgatttcaataataatatatgaaatgtgtatattattaaaataaaaattttatattaaattatttattattgtgTTATCATCAATCTTGAGTCGATGTCGTGTTAATTTGTGACATCAACTCAATCaaatacattattaatatatatatatatatatatatgactgatggaagtaataaagtgtgcatactaaaattaaaatgtataacatatcaaaataaaactttagtTGAGTGATAAATTAAAGATTTTACTAATACAAATGGCGTGATTTAAATTTCACTATATGAatatatttttattggtttttaaGTAAAAGATTAAAAGAACTTTGTTGTAATATCTTAATTAAAAAAGGATATTCTTGTAACTTCCAAATCAAATTGGTGAGTTTGTTGATGGTGACATTAATTTAGTCAAAGgttttattaatagtatagaCTTAATTAGGAGTTTTATTAATAGTACAGATATATCATTTATGGAGGTAATAAaatgtgcataataaaattaaaatatataagcatattaaaataaggttttagttTATTGGTAAATTAAAGGTTTTACTAATGAAATTAATATAGGTTCAAATTCAattatatgcatattttattGGTTTTTTAAGTGAAGAGACTAAAATACCGTCaaataatattacttattttaattataaaatgatattCTCGTAACTTTCTATTCAAGTTAGTGACCCGGTTGAAGGTAATACTAATTCAATCAAATGTTCTATTAATAATATAGATGTTAGGTTAGGTgctctttgtttttttttaagtttctgtatttaatatttatttttagcgATGAGGAATATAGATTTGACGACATTAAATAtgttttttgtttaatttaaagattaaaagagaataaaattagacattatataaaaaatttattttaacacaCCCTATCTAAAATTTGAAGAGTGGATTTAATCTTTAATACAAATTAAAAATCTAGACATAAAATTTATAACCAAATTATTTTCCTTGTTTAATATCAGAAGATGTGTGTTGGccaaaataaaagaattttaaaaacatatataatttgacTTTATTGTAGAATGAAGAAATTGAATATTCAAGTATCGCAATTCCAAATAGTAAAAACTCCGACTTTGATATTAAAGATTCAAAATCTCCACCTTAACAAGCTTCCTTCACTTAATTGTAAGAAGGTGTTGGCTCTTGAACTTCCTTCACTTCAAGTTTTGCATTTCAAGctttacaatttatgcattacatGTTATAGGAATTCTCAGAAAACTGCATACCTTGCCCATTTCTTCTTCTTTAATTGTAAAATCTATTTGAATCAGTTCTTAATCATTGATCCATGAAAAATGATTTTGACTAACAAGTTCAACTGCGAGCCCAGCAATGAAAAAGCACACACACACACGAGAGATTGGCATCGGAAATTGGCTGCCCATATCATGGTATGCAAACAATTACATTTAAACTAGTACTGGTAAGTGAGCAATTGACTCTACACTAAAATCCAAGTTCACTGATATTGAACATCAACAAACAATATTTCAGACCAATGGCACAATGCAGTGCAAAAGCCTTTGCTTTTTTGTTTTTACGAGTGGTGGATGATCAGAGGCTCCTCAAAGGTGCAGATTGAACCTCGAAGAATGGTTCCGGCCTTCCAACCTCCTTCGAGAAGCACTCTGCGATCTGGTGTGCGAGAGCCATCGTCTCAAGAAGTGAGCAAACTTGAACTCCGGCAGGGACATTGCATGCTCTTCATCGTGGTAATAATCTTGATCTTCATCCTCCTCTTTATGATGGTTCACAGGATTCTCTTGTCTCTCTTGATCGTGACTCGATCTTGGTGAAAAGCTAAACGCAGAGCAATTGGTTTTTACTTGTTAGTAAGCACCACCATGAAACGTTTGATTAAATGAACATGGGTCACCCCAAGTATAAATTGCATTGCTCATTACTATTGAGGATTAAAGGATAGAGAAAAGTTCATTAGATTGCGTACCATTTGCAGGGAACACCGTGATGTTTTACACGTCTTTTTATTGGTGATTGGTTCATCGACATGTGCCTGATAAATTCAAGCTGTTTGCACCAGATTACCAACATCAGGTAGTAAAAAAGAAATTGAGGGAAAGATAGAAAACAAACAAACTACGTATTACGGTCTGATGAAGTCAAAATCAAATTCAATGAACAAAAAATGTAAGGGCTTATAGACAAGAAAAAGATTTTTGAAaggaaaagaaatttaaataaaacgagagagagagagagagagagaagaaaaatagtaaaattttcatGTTAATGCATGAAAATAAAATGGcaacgaaagaaaaaaaaaaaaaaaggagaaagatAAATGCCCATATCTAGAAGAttattcatgcatattttttaaaattttacattaatttataaaaatataatggtaaaataatataattcaaaAGTTTCACAAAAACTATCAAGTACGGAAAACAAAACCTGATCACCATCTTTGATCCCAAAATTTTTAATGCAAGCCTTGTTGTTAACCAGCTTCTGACCTTCATAAGCCAAGCAAAAGTGCCCCCAAACATGTGCCCTAGTTTGATcccaaaattatattaaataaaatcaaaatcataGCAATCAATCATAATGTAAAAGTCCATCAACCGGTTTAAACAAGTAAATACCATGAAATACAGCCTTGAGTTTCCCCTGCCATTTCTGTAAAAAGCTCCTCTATTGCTACCTTCAGCTCTGCAACTGTAGCATTCCTTCCTATGTTAACATCTGCATAATCGAAAAAACTCTTTCAAGAATAATAAACAAGAGAACTGTAA is part of the Gossypium arboreum isolate Shixiya-1 chromosome 5, ASM2569848v2, whole genome shotgun sequence genome and harbors:
- the LOC108452259 gene encoding uncharacterized protein LOC108452259; translation: MEIYEENAISTRSYNLRVLNLRERGRLCSLKFNRVRSGGGDDEDDALVERQLLYRKLPDQHLLNLSVLKLDGSLFDVNIGRNATVAELKVAIEELFTEMAGETQGCISWAHVWGHFCLAYEGQKLVNNKACIKNFGIKDGDQLEFIRHMSMNQSPIKRRVKHHGVPCKCFSPRSSHDQERQENPVNHHKEEDEDQDYYHDEEHAMSLPEFKFAHFLRRWLSHTRSQSASRRRLEGRNHSSRFNLHL